A window of Streptomyces sp. Je 1-332 genomic DNA:
CCACCGTGAAGCGGCTGCACCTGGAGCTCGGCGGCAAGGCGCCCTTCGTCGTCTTCGACGACGCCGACCTGGAGGCCGCCGTGCACGGCGCGGTCGCCGGCGCGCTCATCAACACCGGGCAGGACTGCACGGCCGCCACGCGCGCGTACGTGCAACGTCCGCTGTACGACGCCTTCGTGGACGGTGTCGCCGCGCTCATGGAGAGCGTGCGGCTCGGTGATCCGTTCGCCGACGACACCGACCTCGGGCCCCTCATCTCGCACGTCCACCGCGACCGCGTCGCCGGCTTCGTCGACCGGGCACGCTCCTACGCGCGCGTGGTCACCGGTGGCGAGGCTCTCGCCCACCCCGGGGCCTTCTACAAGCCCACCCTCATCGCCGACGCCGCGCAGGACAGCGAGATCGTGCAGTCCGAGATCTTCGGTCCTGTCCTGGTCGTGCTGCCCTTCGACTCCGACGAGGAAGGCATCCGGCTCGCCAACGACACCCCGTACGGTCTCGCCGCCTCCGCCTGGAGCCGCGACGTGTTCCGCGCCAACCGCGCGACGCGCGAGATCAAGGCGGGCTGCGTGTGGGTCAACGACCACATCCCGATCCTGAGCGAGATGCCGCACGGCGGATACAAGGCATCCGGCTACGGAAAGGACATGTCCGCCTACTCCTTCGAGGAGTACACGCAGATCAAGCACGTCATGTTCGACAACACCGCGGTCGTCCGCAAGGACTGGCACCGCACCGTCTTCGGGGACCGATAGCCGACAGCTGGAAGGCCGCCCGACCAGTGGCCGCCCATCCTCCCGAAAGGGCAACCAAGCGCATGGAGCAGTACGAGCCCGACCTCCCCCAAGCTCTCAACTCCGTTCGAGCAGGGAGGGGCCCCCAGTCCCCGGCCCAACTGGCCGCCATGCACCGCAGCCTCAGGAACGGCAGGGCCTCCCTCACCCGCCGTTCCCTGCTGCGCGCCTCCGCGAGCGGTGCGTTCGCCGTCGGCGGTCTCGGCGCCCTCAGTGCCTGCGGCATCCCGGCAGCGAGCAAGGGTCAGGGCGACGTGTCGTCCGACGACCACTCGGACAAGGAGAAGCGGATCACCTTCTCCAACTGGACCGAGTACATGGACGTCGACGACGACGAGCGCCGCCCCACCCTGGACGCCTTCACCAAGCGCACCGGGATCACGGTCAAGTACACCGAGGACATCAACGACAACGTCGAGTTCTTCGGGAAGCTCAAGCCGCAGCTCGCGGCGGGCCAGGACACCGGGCGTGACCTCATCTGCGTCACCGACTGGCTCGCCGCCAGGCTCATCCGCTTCGGCTGGGTCCAGAAGCTGGACCCGGCCAACCTGCCGCACGCGTACACCAATCTGGCCGCCCAGTTCCGTAACCCGGACTGGGACCCGGGGCGGGCCTACTCGTACCCCTGGACCGGTATCTCCACGGTCATCGCGTACAACAAGAAGGCGACCGACGGCGAGGACATCACCTCGGTGTCGCAGCTCCTGGACAACCCCAAGCTCAAGGGGCGCGTCGGTTTCCTCTCCGAGATGCGCGACAGCGTCGGCATGACGCTGCTCGACATGGGCAAGGACCCGTCGAAGTTCTCGGACGACGACTTCGACGCGGCCATCGCCCGGCTCCAGAAGGCCGTCGACAAGAAGCAGATCCGCCGCTTCACGGGCAACGACTACACGGCGGACCTCTCCAAGGGCGACATCGCCGCGTGCCTCGGCTGGGCGGGCGACATCGTGCAACTCCAGGCCGACAACCCCGACATCGCCTTCCACATCCCGGACCAGGGCTACATCACGTCCACGGACAACCTGCTCGTCCCGAACAAGGCACGTCACAAGCGCAACGCCGAACGGCTCATCGACTACTACTACGAGCCCGAGCCGGCCGCGCGCCTCGCCGCGTACATCAACTACGTGTGCCCCGTGGACGGTGTGCGCCCCGAGCTCGCCAAGCTCGACAAGGACGCCGCGGACAACCCGCTGATCCTGCCGGACAAGGAGATGGCCGCGAAGTCCCGCGGGTTCCGCTCGCTGACGCCGAAGGAAGAGACGGCGTACGAGGAGAAGTTCGCCAAGCTGACCGGTTCCTAGGCGGCGCTCCCACGCCCCTTCGTAGTCCCCATGTCTCCCCTCGACCCCCTGGACGCACCATGACGACTGCTTCAGAACACGGCGGCGACGTCCGCCTCACCGGGATCAGCAAGACGTACGGCTCCTTCAAGGCCGTGCGCCCCCTCGACCTCACCGTGCCGCAGGGCTCCTTCTTCGCGCTGCTCGGCGCGTCCGGCTGTGGCAAGACGACCACCCTGCGCATGATCGCCGGTCTTGAGGAGCCCAGCACGGGCACCGTGCACCTGGGCGAGCAGGACGTCACGGCGCTGCCGCCGTACAAGCGGCCCGTCAACACGGTCTTCCAGTCGTACGCGCTCTTCCCGCACCTCGACATCTTCGAGAACGTCGCCTTTGGCCTGCGCCGCCGCGGCATCAAGTCCGTGAAGGGCAAGGTCGGCGACATGCTCGACCTCGTCCAGCTGGGCGAGCAGGCCCGCAAGAAGCCGCACCAGCTCTCCGGCGGCCAGCAGCAGCGCGTCGCGGTCGCCCGCGCCCTGATCAACCACCCCAAGGTGCTGCTCCTCGACGAGCCGCTCGGCGCACTCGACCTCAAGCTGCGCCGCCAGATGCAGCTCGAACTCAAGCGCATCCAGACCGAGGTGGGCATCACCTTCATCCACGTCACGCACGACCAGGAGGAGGCCATGACGATGGCCGACCAGGTCGCCGTGATGAACGCGGGCCAGGTCGAGCAGCTCGGCGCCCCCGCCGACCTCTACGAGAACCCCCGCACCACCTTCGTCGCCAACTTCCTCGGCACGTCGAACTTCATCGAGGCCGAGATCACCGGCCGCAGCGGCGACGACCTCACCCTCAAGGCGGGCGACGGCAAGCTCACGCTGCCCGCCGCGCGATGTACGGCGCCCACCACCACCGGCGGCAAGGTCATCCTCGGCGTACGCCCCGAGAAGATCTCGCTCACGCACGCCGACGACGCGGGGCAGATCCCCGAGGGCCGCAACCGCATCACGGGCCGTATCGCCGACAGCAGCTTCATCGGGGTGTCGACGCAGTACGTCGTCAACAGCCCCATCTGCGAGGAGTTCGAGGTCTACGCCCAGAACATCGAGCGCGACACCCGCCTGGTCCCCGGCGTCGACGTCGTCCTGCACTGGAACCCCGCGCACACCTTCGGCCTTGACCCCGCCCAGGACATCGACGCGGGCGTCGAGAAGGTCGAGGAGGACGCCTCCGCATGACGACGACCCTCACCGAAGCGCCGCCGGAGAAAGAGCCGGAAGCGGCGCCCCGCAAGGTCCGCAAGCGCGGCCGTCTCGTCCCCTACTGGCTGCTGCTCCCCGGCATCCTGTGGCTCGTCGTCTTCTTCGCGCTTCCGCTGGTCTACCAGGCGTCGACGTCCGTCCAGACGGGCTCCCTCGAAGACGGCTTCAAGGTCACCTGGCACTTCGCCACCTACTGGGAAGCCCTGAGCGACTACTGGCCGCAGTTCCTGCGCTCGGTCCTGTACGCGGGCGCCGCCACGATCCTGTGCCTGCTGCTCGGCTATCCGCTCGCGTATCTGATCGCGTTCCGCGCGGGCCGCTGGCGCAATCTCATCCTGGTCCTGGTCATCGCGCCGTTCTTCACCAGCTTCCTCATCCGTACGCTGGCGTGGAAGACGATCCTCGCGGACGGCGGGCCCCTGGTGGGCGCCCTGAACTCGCTGCACGTCCTGGACGTCACCAGCTGGCTCGGCTGGACGGAGGGCGACCGGGTCCTCGCCACACCGCTGGCGGTGATCTGCGGACTCACGTACAACTTCCTGCCGTTCATGATCCTGCCGCTCTACACCTCACTGGAGCGGATCGACGGCCGGCTGCACGAAGCGGCGGGCGATCTCTACGCGAAGCCGACCACCACCTTCCGCAAGGTGACCTTCCCGCTCTCCATGCCGGGTGTCGTCTCCGGAACGCTGCTCACGTTCATTCCGGCGGCGGGCGACTACGTGAACGCGGATCTGCTCGGCTCCACCGACACCCGCATGGTCGGGAACGTGATCCAGACGCAGTTCCTGCGCATTCTGGACTACCCGACGGCCGCGGCCCTTTCCTTCATCCTCATGGCGGCGATCCTCGTCATGGTCACCGTCTACATCCGTAAGTCCGGGACGGAGGATCTCGTCTGATGGCTGCCTTCTTCCGCTGGCTCCGCGGCAAATTCGTCGTCATCGCGGGTCTGCTGACGCTCGCGTATCTGCTGCTCCCGAACATCGTCGTGACGGTGTTCTCCTTCAACAAGCCGAAGGGCCGCTTCAACTACGCCTGGCAGGACTTCTCGCTCGACGCGTGGAAGGACCCCTGCGGTGTCGCCGACATGTGCGGCTCGCTCAGCCTGAGTCTGCAGATCGCGGCCTGGGCGACGATCGGCGCGACCGTGCTCGGCACGATGATCGCCTTCGCGCTCGTGCGCTACCGCTTCCGGGCGCGTGGCGCGGTCAGCTCGCTGATCTTCCTGCCGATGGCGATGCCCGAGGTCGTCATGGCCGCCTCGCTGCTCACGCTCTTCCTCAACATGGGCGCCCAGCTCGGCTTCTGGACGATTCTCATCGCCCACATCATGTTCTGCCTCAGCTTCGTGGTGACCGCCGTCAAGGCGCGCGTGATGTCCATGGACCCGCGTCTGGAACAGGCCGCACAGGACCTCTACGCGGGCCCCGTGCAGACCTTCCTCCGGGTCACGCTGCCGATCGCCGCTCCGGGCATCGCGGCGGGCGCGCTGCTCGCCTTCGCGCTCTCCTTCGACGATTTCATCATCACGAATTTCAACGCGGGCTCCACCGTGACCTTTCCCATGTTCGTCTGGGGATCGGCACAGCGCGGTACGCCCGTTCAGATCAATGTGATCGGTACGGCGATGTTCCTGGTCGCCGTTCTCCTGGTGCTTGGCGGCATGATCGTCTCCAAGCGCCGCAACAAGCAGGCGTAGTAACGCCTTTACGTTTCTGAAGGAGTGGAAATCATGGCCCCGAGCGCCATGACCCGTTGGACCACGTCTCTCTCCGACGCCCAGCCGGTCTCGTACTGGCTGGACGACCCCGGCAAGCCACGCGCCGAGCCCGCCCTCACCGCCGACGAGCAGTGCGATCTGCTCGTGGTCGGCGGCGGCTACAGCGGCCTGTGGACCGCGCTGATCGCCAAGGAACGGAACCCGGACCGTGATGTGGTCCTGGTCGAGGGCCGGGAGGCGGGCTGGGCCGCCTCCGGCCGCAACGGCGGCTTCTGCGCCGCGTCCCTCACGCACGGCATCTCGAACGGTCTCTCCCGCTGGCCCGACGAGATCGCGAAGCTGGAGGAGCTCGGCGCCCGCAACCTGGACGAGATCGAGGCGGCCGTCAAGCGCTACTCCATCGACTGCGACTTCGAGCGCACCGGCGAGATCGACGTGGCGACGCAGCCGCACCAGCTCACCGAACTGCGCGAGATGTACGAGGAGATGGCGGAGCACGGCCTCGCGGGCGGCTCCGAACTGCTCGACGCGGACGCCGTGCGCGCCCACGTCGACTCACCGACCTTCCTCGGCGGTCTCTGGGACCGCGAGGGCGTCGCCATGCTCCACCCGGCGAAGCTCGCCTGGGGTCTCAAGCGTGCCTGCATGGACAAGGGCGTACGCGTCTACGAGCACACACCCGCGCTCGAACTCGTCTCGTCCGGCGCCGGGATGGCGGTGCGCACCCCGTACGGCCGCATCCGTGCCCGCCAGGTCGCGCTCGCCACGAACATCTTCCCGTCGCTGGTCAAGCGCATTCGCTCCTACACCGTGCCGGTCTACGACTACGCGCTGATGACGGAGCCGCTGACCGAGGAGCAGTTGGAGTCCATCGGCTGGAAGAACCGCCAGGGCCTCGGCGACAGCGCCAACCAGTTCCACTACTTCCGGCTCTCCGCCGACAACCGCATCCTGTGGGGCGGCTACGACGCCATCTATCCCTTCGGCGGCAAACTGCGCGCCGAGCACGACGACCGTCCCGAGACGTACGCGAAGCTCGCGGGCCACTTCTTCACCTGCTTCCCGCAGTTGGAGGGCGTCCGGTTCTCGCACGCGTGGGGCGGGGCGATCGACACGTGCTCGCGCTTCTCGGCGTTCTTCGGGACGGCTCACGCGGGACGCGTCGCGTACGCGGCGGGATACACCGGCCTCGGGGTCGGGGCGACGCGCTTCGGCGCCGACGTCATGCTGGACCTGCTCTCCGGCGAGCGCACCGAGCGCACGTCCCTGGAGATGGTGCGCACGAAGCCGCTGCCGTTCCCGCCCGAGCCGTTCGCGTGGACGGGCGTGGCCCTGACCAAGTGGTCCCTGGCCCGCGCGGACGAGAACGGCGGCCGGCGCAACCTGTGGCTGAAGACCATGGACAAGCTGGGCCTGGGCTTCGACAGCTGACCCGCTGCGGGGCTGAAACGGGCCCCTGTCGACGATTCGTCAACAAGTTCCCGGAACCCGCGTAACGCTTGGGCCCGAAGGCCCTCTCTCCTGTGACAGGCACAGCCGCAACACAGGAGAGAGGGAGGTCCCGCCATGGCTGGCTCGGGCTCGGGAGCGAGGTCTGCGGTCGAATGGCTGGTGTCGGTGGCACCGGATCCGGAGGCCTGCCGCTGGGAGTGGGAGCGCAACCCCCTGGGGGTCGCGCTCCTTCCCGCGGGCAGGCTCTGGGACGTACTCATCCTCCCCGGCGATCTCGGCTACCCCACGCTCGACGTCCTGACCCGTTGCGTCG
This region includes:
- a CDS encoding gamma-aminobutyraldehyde dehydrogenase encodes the protein MHNFQAQDHFADGAQYIAGRLTEGTSGRSHAVVDPATGDEVHRYQLAGEKDVDAAVTAAAKAFPEWAGATPGERSDAMHRFAGVLAERAEEFAQAESLQCGKPIKLSREFDVPGTVDNAAFFAGAARHLQGQSAGEYSGDHTSYVRREPIGVVGSIAPWNYPLQMAAWKVLPAIAAGNTIVLKPAELTPFTSLLFAQAATEAGIPDGVVNIISGAGRDAGERLVGHPDVAMTSFTGSTGVGKRVAEIATSTVKRLHLELGGKAPFVVFDDADLEAAVHGAVAGALINTGQDCTAATRAYVQRPLYDAFVDGVAALMESVRLGDPFADDTDLGPLISHVHRDRVAGFVDRARSYARVVTGGEALAHPGAFYKPTLIADAAQDSEIVQSEIFGPVLVVLPFDSDEEGIRLANDTPYGLAASAWSRDVFRANRATREIKAGCVWVNDHIPILSEMPHGGYKASGYGKDMSAYSFEEYTQIKHVMFDNTAVVRKDWHRTVFGDR
- a CDS encoding spermidine/putrescine ABC transporter substrate-binding protein, which translates into the protein MHRSLRNGRASLTRRSLLRASASGAFAVGGLGALSACGIPAASKGQGDVSSDDHSDKEKRITFSNWTEYMDVDDDERRPTLDAFTKRTGITVKYTEDINDNVEFFGKLKPQLAAGQDTGRDLICVTDWLAARLIRFGWVQKLDPANLPHAYTNLAAQFRNPDWDPGRAYSYPWTGISTVIAYNKKATDGEDITSVSQLLDNPKLKGRVGFLSEMRDSVGMTLLDMGKDPSKFSDDDFDAAIARLQKAVDKKQIRRFTGNDYTADLSKGDIAACLGWAGDIVQLQADNPDIAFHIPDQGYITSTDNLLVPNKARHKRNAERLIDYYYEPEPAARLAAYINYVCPVDGVRPELAKLDKDAADNPLILPDKEMAAKSRGFRSLTPKEETAYEEKFAKLTGS
- a CDS encoding ABC transporter ATP-binding protein is translated as MTTASEHGGDVRLTGISKTYGSFKAVRPLDLTVPQGSFFALLGASGCGKTTTLRMIAGLEEPSTGTVHLGEQDVTALPPYKRPVNTVFQSYALFPHLDIFENVAFGLRRRGIKSVKGKVGDMLDLVQLGEQARKKPHQLSGGQQQRVAVARALINHPKVLLLDEPLGALDLKLRRQMQLELKRIQTEVGITFIHVTHDQEEAMTMADQVAVMNAGQVEQLGAPADLYENPRTTFVANFLGTSNFIEAEITGRSGDDLTLKAGDGKLTLPAARCTAPTTTGGKVILGVRPEKISLTHADDAGQIPEGRNRITGRIADSSFIGVSTQYVVNSPICEEFEVYAQNIERDTRLVPGVDVVLHWNPAHTFGLDPAQDIDAGVEKVEEDASA
- a CDS encoding ABC transporter permease, coding for MTTTLTEAPPEKEPEAAPRKVRKRGRLVPYWLLLPGILWLVVFFALPLVYQASTSVQTGSLEDGFKVTWHFATYWEALSDYWPQFLRSVLYAGAATILCLLLGYPLAYLIAFRAGRWRNLILVLVIAPFFTSFLIRTLAWKTILADGGPLVGALNSLHVLDVTSWLGWTEGDRVLATPLAVICGLTYNFLPFMILPLYTSLERIDGRLHEAAGDLYAKPTTTFRKVTFPLSMPGVVSGTLLTFIPAAGDYVNADLLGSTDTRMVGNVIQTQFLRILDYPTAAALSFILMAAILVMVTVYIRKSGTEDLV
- a CDS encoding ABC transporter permease, with protein sequence MAAFFRWLRGKFVVIAGLLTLAYLLLPNIVVTVFSFNKPKGRFNYAWQDFSLDAWKDPCGVADMCGSLSLSLQIAAWATIGATVLGTMIAFALVRYRFRARGAVSSLIFLPMAMPEVVMAASLLTLFLNMGAQLGFWTILIAHIMFCLSFVVTAVKARVMSMDPRLEQAAQDLYAGPVQTFLRVTLPIAAPGIAAGALLAFALSFDDFIITNFNAGSTVTFPMFVWGSAQRGTPVQINVIGTAMFLVAVLLVLGGMIVSKRRNKQA
- a CDS encoding FAD-dependent oxidoreductase; translation: MAPSAMTRWTTSLSDAQPVSYWLDDPGKPRAEPALTADEQCDLLVVGGGYSGLWTALIAKERNPDRDVVLVEGREAGWAASGRNGGFCAASLTHGISNGLSRWPDEIAKLEELGARNLDEIEAAVKRYSIDCDFERTGEIDVATQPHQLTELREMYEEMAEHGLAGGSELLDADAVRAHVDSPTFLGGLWDREGVAMLHPAKLAWGLKRACMDKGVRVYEHTPALELVSSGAGMAVRTPYGRIRARQVALATNIFPSLVKRIRSYTVPVYDYALMTEPLTEEQLESIGWKNRQGLGDSANQFHYFRLSADNRILWGGYDAIYPFGGKLRAEHDDRPETYAKLAGHFFTCFPQLEGVRFSHAWGGAIDTCSRFSAFFGTAHAGRVAYAAGYTGLGVGATRFGADVMLDLLSGERTERTSLEMVRTKPLPFPPEPFAWTGVALTKWSLARADENGGRRNLWLKTMDKLGLGFDS